A window from Herbaspirillum sp. meg3 encodes these proteins:
- the sbcB gene encoding exodeoxyribonuclease I gives MSNHTFLWHDYETFGAQARRDRPAQFAAIRTDAELNEIGEPIMIYCKPAPDFVPDPQSCLITHITPQDCLERGIPEYQFAAQIEQAMSEPGTIGVGYNTIRFDDEITRFMFWRNLIDPYAREWQNNCGRWDLLDVVRTTYALRPDGIQWPKKEDGVTPSFKLEHLTRENGILHEAAHDALSDVRATIAFARLIKDKQPRLFDFCLALHKKERVATELALATPKPFLHVSGMFPATQGCIAVMWPLATHPTNKNEVIAWDLSRDPTELAGLDAETIRTRMFSKTEDLPEGVSRLPVKTIHLNKSPMVIASLKTLTAERAAELGVDVDAALQNAASAAALPEMHAVWAKVFQRPKEAPADVDEDLYGGFVGNNDRRQLTQLRALSPQQLAQARITFDDARLEELLFRYRARNFPETLSEEEAQRWEEHRAARLFEGEGGARTLDALFEQIDQLSESVDERGEEILGALYDYAEMIAPERM, from the coding sequence ATGTCCAATCACACTTTCCTCTGGCACGACTACGAAACCTTCGGCGCACAAGCGCGTCGCGATCGCCCGGCGCAGTTCGCCGCGATCCGCACCGATGCCGAGCTCAACGAGATCGGCGAGCCGATCATGATCTATTGCAAACCGGCACCCGATTTCGTCCCCGATCCGCAGTCTTGCCTGATCACGCACATCACGCCGCAAGACTGTCTTGAGCGCGGCATTCCCGAATACCAGTTCGCTGCGCAAATCGAACAAGCCATGTCCGAACCCGGCACCATCGGCGTCGGCTACAACACCATCCGCTTTGATGATGAAATCACGCGCTTCATGTTCTGGCGCAACCTGATCGATCCGTATGCTCGCGAATGGCAAAACAATTGCGGCCGCTGGGACTTGCTGGACGTAGTGCGCACCACCTACGCCCTGCGCCCCGACGGCATCCAATGGCCGAAGAAAGAAGACGGCGTCACGCCCAGCTTCAAGCTCGAACATTTGACCAGGGAAAACGGCATCCTCCACGAAGCGGCTCATGATGCCTTGTCCGACGTGCGTGCGACCATCGCCTTCGCGCGCCTGATCAAAGACAAACAGCCTCGCCTGTTCGACTTCTGTCTCGCCCTGCACAAGAAAGAACGCGTCGCCACCGAACTCGCACTGGCAACGCCCAAACCGTTTTTGCACGTGTCAGGCATGTTCCCCGCGACGCAAGGTTGCATCGCCGTGATGTGGCCGCTGGCCACCCACCCGACCAACAAAAATGAAGTGATCGCCTGGGATCTGAGCCGCGACCCGACCGAACTCGCCGGACTTGATGCAGAGACAATCCGCACACGCATGTTCAGCAAAACCGAAGACCTGCCGGAAGGGGTGTCACGCTTGCCGGTCAAGACCATCCATCTGAACAAATCGCCGATGGTGATCGCCAGCCTCAAAACGCTGACCGCAGAACGTGCCGCCGAACTCGGTGTCGACGTCGACGCCGCTTTGCAGAATGCGGCAAGCGCGGCCGCCTTGCCGGAAATGCATGCGGTCTGGGCCAAGGTATTTCAGCGTCCCAAGGAAGCACCGGCGGACGTGGATGAAGACTTGTACGGCGGCTTCGTCGGCAACAATGACCGCCGCCAACTCACGCAATTGCGCGCGCTGTCGCCGCAACAACTGGCACAGGCGCGCATCACGTTTGACGACGCCAGATTGGAAGAACTGCTGTTCCGTTATCGCGCGCGCAATTTCCCTGAAACTTTGTCGGAAGAAGAAGCGCAACGATGGGAAGAACATCGCGCCGCACGGCTGTTCGAAGGCGAAGGCGGTGCCCGCACGCTGGACGCACTGTTCGAGCAAATCGACCAGTTGTCCGAAAGCGTGGATGAACGCGGCGAAGAGATCCTCGGCGCCTTGTATGACTATGCTGAAATGATCGCGCCGGAACGCATGTAA
- a CDS encoding DUF3828 domain-containing protein, translating into MKIFTRIAALFTVACATACGEPPDDTHLQEQVISGFYQQHLKSHTPGIPNADELKLLQPFLSQALFALLSKASETEVKYHAAAEEPVPPLVDGDLFTSLFEGATSFKMDSCESEDNRASCQVKFRHTGSSDSKGGSSDESWKDKLLLVKENNQWRIDDIEFLGSGQSSQREYLTDTLSSIVQDYN; encoded by the coding sequence ATGAAGATTTTTACCCGCATCGCAGCCTTGTTCACCGTCGCCTGTGCGACAGCGTGCGGCGAGCCGCCGGATGATACGCACTTGCAGGAGCAGGTGATTTCCGGGTTTTACCAACAGCATCTGAAGTCGCATACCCCCGGCATTCCCAATGCCGACGAACTCAAACTGTTGCAGCCTTTCCTCTCGCAAGCCTTGTTCGCGCTACTGAGCAAAGCCTCGGAAACCGAAGTCAAATACCACGCTGCTGCCGAAGAGCCGGTGCCACCGCTGGTCGACGGCGACCTGTTCACGTCCTTGTTTGAAGGCGCCACCTCGTTCAAGATGGACAGCTGTGAAAGCGAAGACAATCGCGCCTCCTGCCAGGTAAAGTTTCGCCACACAGGCAGTAGCGACAGCAAAGGCGGCAGCAGTGACGAAAGCTGGAAAGACAAATTGCTGCTCGTCAAAGAGAACAATCAATGGCGCATCGACGATATCGAGTTTCTCGGCAGCGGACAGTCGTCGCAACGCGAATACCTGACCGACACGCTCAGCAGCATTGTTCAGGACTACAACTGA
- a CDS encoding antibiotic biosynthesis monooxygenase yields the protein MILELADIRIQPGKQAEFDEAIQRGIAQTISKAKGYLGHKVQKGVEAPERYLLMVHWATLENHTVDFRESPAFTEWRGIVGPFFASAPHVEHFALLTESK from the coding sequence ATGATTCTGGAACTTGCCGATATCCGCATCCAACCAGGCAAACAAGCTGAATTCGACGAAGCCATCCAGCGCGGCATCGCGCAGACGATTTCCAAGGCCAAGGGTTATCTCGGCCACAAAGTGCAAAAAGGTGTGGAAGCGCCTGAGCGCTATCTGTTGATGGTGCACTGGGCAACGCTGGAAAATCACACTGTCGATTTTCGCGAGTCCCCGGCCTTCACAGAATGGCGCGGCATCGTCGGCCCGTTCTTCGCCAGCGCACCGCATGTCGAGCACTTCGCTCTACTGACCGAATCGAAATAA
- a CDS encoding DUF1269 domain-containing protein, whose amino-acid sequence MLGRQRLYFMLPDIPSARSMLDELLLARIEIRHMHFWARDGDLPDDMPDATFFHKTDLTHGAEMGLLVGGLMGFAGGLWLLLFPPEWVQVSMVAVFVTTITGAVLGSWMSGMAAAAIPNSRLKNFHADIASGKVLLLIDVPFKRIEAIEDLIASRHPEASFRGVEPHIPVFP is encoded by the coding sequence ATGTTAGGCAGACAAAGGCTGTATTTCATGCTGCCGGATATCCCCAGTGCACGCAGCATGCTCGACGAGCTGTTGCTGGCGCGTATCGAGATCCGGCATATGCATTTCTGGGCGCGGGACGGCGACTTGCCGGACGATATGCCCGACGCGACTTTCTTTCACAAGACCGACCTCACGCACGGCGCCGAAATGGGATTGCTGGTCGGGGGGCTGATGGGGTTCGCGGGTGGTTTGTGGTTGCTGCTGTTTCCGCCTGAATGGGTGCAGGTCAGCATGGTGGCGGTATTTGTCACGACCATCACCGGCGCAGTACTTGGCAGCTGGATGTCGGGCATGGCGGCGGCTGCGATTCCCAATTCGCGGCTGAAAAACTTTCATGCGGATATTGCGAGCGGCAAGGTGCTGCTGCTGATCGATGTGCCGTTCAAGCGGATTGAGGCAATTGAAGACCTGATCGCCAGTCGTCATCCCGAAGCCAGCTTTCGCGGTGTAGAACCGCATATTCCGGTTTTCCCCTGA
- a CDS encoding solute carrier family 23 protein, which yields MAGSYFPQWRVRSSTSDGQGQVIATDERLPMPQTVAMGVQHVVAMFGSTVLAPLLMGFDPNLAILMSGFGTLLFFLLVGGRVPSYLGSSFAFIGLVIAVTGYGGHGPNTNLGVALGGIVACGVVYTLIGFLVSAIGTRWIETLMPPVVTGSVVAVIGLNLAPIAVKGVTGNNFDAWMALGTVLCVGLVAVFTRGMVQRLLILIGLLLAYVIYAILTNGAGLGKPIDFSSVANAAWFGIPTFASPVFKMDAMALLAPIAVILVAENLGHIKAVSAMTGQNLDKYMGRAFIGDGLATILSGSVGGTGVTTYAENIGVMAVTKIYSTLVFVVAAVIAIVLGFSPKFGAVILTIPGAVLGGVSIVVFGLITVSGARIWVENKVDFSNNTNLIVAAVTLVLGAGDFTLKLGGFALGGIGTATFGAIILYALLRKRG from the coding sequence ATGGCAGGTTCTTATTTTCCACAATGGCGGGTACGCAGCAGCACCTCGGACGGACAAGGCCAGGTCATCGCAACCGACGAACGTTTGCCGATGCCGCAGACGGTCGCCATGGGCGTGCAGCACGTAGTCGCCATGTTCGGCTCCACCGTGCTGGCGCCGTTGCTGATGGGTTTCGATCCTAACCTTGCCATTTTGATGTCGGGTTTCGGCACCTTGCTGTTCTTCCTGCTGGTGGGCGGCCGCGTGCCGAGCTATCTGGGTTCCAGCTTCGCCTTCATTGGCCTGGTCATTGCCGTCACCGGCTATGGTGGACATGGCCCGAACACCAACCTTGGCGTCGCGCTGGGCGGCATTGTCGCGTGTGGCGTGGTGTACACGCTGATCGGCTTTCTCGTCAGCGCCATCGGTACCCGCTGGATTGAAACCCTGATGCCGCCGGTGGTCACCGGTTCGGTGGTCGCGGTGATCGGTCTGAATCTGGCACCGATCGCGGTCAAGGGCGTGACTGGTAACAACTTCGATGCGTGGATGGCCTTGGGCACGGTGTTGTGCGTCGGCCTCGTTGCCGTATTCACACGCGGCATGGTGCAGCGTCTGCTGATCCTGATCGGCTTGCTGCTGGCCTACGTGATTTACGCGATCCTGACCAACGGCGCCGGCCTGGGCAAACCGATCGATTTCAGCAGCGTTGCGAATGCAGCATGGTTCGGTATCCCGACGTTTGCGTCGCCGGTGTTCAAGATGGATGCGATGGCCTTGCTGGCGCCGATCGCCGTCATCCTGGTGGCGGAGAACCTTGGTCATATCAAGGCGGTCAGCGCCATGACCGGCCAGAATCTCGACAAGTACATGGGACGCGCCTTCATCGGCGACGGCCTGGCGACAATCTTGTCGGGCAGCGTGGGTGGTACAGGCGTGACGACGTATGCAGAAAACATCGGCGTCATGGCGGTCACCAAGATCTATTCGACGCTGGTGTTCGTGGTGGCGGCAGTGATTGCCATCGTGCTGGGTTTCTCGCCGAAGTTCGGCGCAGTGATCCTGACCATTCCCGGCGCGGTGCTGGGCGGCGTGTCGATTGTGGTGTTCGGCCTGATCACCGTGTCCGGCGCGCGCATCTGGGTGGAGAACAAGGTCGACTTTTCCAACAACACCAACCTGATCGTGGCTGCGGTCACGCTGGTACTGGGTGCTGGTGACTTCACGTTGAAACTGGGTGGTTTTGCGCTGGGTGGCATCGGCACCGCCACCTTCGGCGCGATCATCCTGTATGCGTTGCTGAGAAAGCGCGGTTGA
- a CDS encoding transporter, whose amino-acid sequence MHNPPETPQALHLLYEPAGFICAFRFDDGRATSLKWHEVLAHKVASPAFSWLHVKTADVKVRHWMETSDDIPEHIAEFLLSSDTHPCLHTTANGAYGTLADLKMEIGDTGTEKGALHFFLDGNRLLTLRTQPLCSTNMLRQKVLDGALFDNPMELFAELLRCLADGFDARVASLNDKVDDIEESVLSDRRPEDRAELSAIRRQLAELRRHITPERRLLNQLNRLRPAWVPTAALEELNHALDELNELHLTLEALYERAKLLQEEIASQMSEQMNRNLMALSILTALLMPATLVSGIFGMNVAGLPGLHDEASFTMVMWVMMGLGVATVGLLKWLKIW is encoded by the coding sequence ATGCATAATCCCCCAGAAACACCTCAGGCTTTACACCTGCTCTACGAGCCTGCCGGGTTTATCTGTGCATTTCGGTTCGATGATGGACGCGCCACATCGCTGAAGTGGCATGAAGTCCTGGCCCACAAAGTCGCCTCTCCTGCGTTCAGCTGGCTGCACGTCAAAACTGCCGACGTCAAGGTGCGTCACTGGATGGAAACCAGCGACGACATTCCCGAGCACATCGCGGAATTTCTGCTCAGCAGCGACACGCATCCTTGCCTGCATACCACCGCTAATGGTGCCTACGGCACGCTGGCCGATCTCAAGATGGAAATCGGCGATACCGGCACCGAAAAGGGCGCACTGCATTTTTTCCTCGATGGCAATCGTCTGCTGACGTTGCGCACGCAGCCGCTGTGTTCGACCAACATGCTGCGCCAGAAGGTGCTCGACGGCGCGCTGTTCGATAATCCGATGGAGTTGTTCGCCGAGCTGTTGCGTTGTCTGGCTGACGGCTTTGACGCCCGTGTAGCGTCGCTCAACGACAAGGTGGACGACATTGAAGAGTCCGTGTTGTCGGATCGCCGTCCGGAAGACCGTGCGGAACTGAGCGCGATCCGGCGCCAACTGGCGGAGTTACGCCGGCACATCACGCCCGAGCGGCGCTTGCTGAATCAGCTCAATCGTCTGCGTCCGGCCTGGGTGCCGACTGCTGCGCTGGAAGAACTCAACCACGCGCTTGATGAACTCAATGAATTACACCTGACTTTGGAAGCGCTCTACGAGCGCGCCAAACTGTTGCAGGAAGAAATCGCTTCCCAGATGTCGGAACAGATGAACCGCAACCTGATGGCGCTGTCGATTCTGACCGCCTTGCTGATGCCTGCCACGCTGGTGTCGGGGATTTTCGGGATGAACGTTGCCGGCTTGCCGGGTTTGCATGACGAAGCTTCGTTCACCATGGTCATGTGGGTGATGATGGGCCTCGGTGTGGCGACGGTCGGCTTGCTGAAGTGGCTGAAGATCTGGTGA
- a CDS encoding YXWGXW repeat-containing protein, with protein sequence MKRFFCASAIAVSCLTAFLPGHAAAQVSVNINIGTPPPPPRYEAAPPPRGGYIWAPGFWNWDGHRHVWVQGHWERMRRGYEYDHPEWREGPHGWELHRGGWRRGEERHREHGNDNRDDGPRYHCPPGQAKKGNC encoded by the coding sequence ATGAAACGCTTTTTCTGCGCTTCCGCCATCGCTGTCAGTTGTCTCACGGCGTTCTTGCCCGGCCACGCTGCGGCACAAGTCAGCGTCAACATCAACATCGGCACGCCTCCGCCACCACCACGCTATGAAGCGGCTCCGCCTCCACGCGGCGGCTATATATGGGCCCCCGGCTTCTGGAACTGGGACGGACATCGCCATGTATGGGTGCAGGGACATTGGGAGCGCATGCGCCGCGGCTATGAATATGACCACCCTGAATGGCGCGAGGGACCGCATGGATGGGAACTGCATCGCGGCGGCTGGCGCCGGGGTGAAGAACGACATCGCGAACATGGCAACGACAACCGTGACGATGGACCTCGTTATCATTGCCCACCGGGACAGGCAAAAAAAGGAAATTGCTGA
- a CDS encoding DUF1993 family protein: MTISYYAASVPVFKQALNALKDILKKAEAHATAKSIDADVFLKARLFPDMLNLTRQVQIAADFAKGVPARLANVEVPPYEDNEASFADLQARLDKTIAFIDGLKPEQFEGAEGREIVLRPGTPKEKRFTGEAYLLHYGVQHFFFHVTTAYDIFRHNGVEIGKGDYIGTY; the protein is encoded by the coding sequence ATGACCATCTCTTACTACGCTGCGTCCGTCCCTGTTTTCAAGCAAGCACTGAACGCGCTCAAGGACATCCTGAAAAAGGCTGAAGCGCACGCCACTGCAAAAAGCATCGACGCCGATGTTTTCCTGAAAGCACGCCTGTTCCCGGACATGCTCAACCTGACCCGTCAGGTGCAGATCGCCGCCGACTTTGCCAAAGGCGTGCCTGCGCGTCTGGCCAATGTCGAAGTGCCACCATACGAAGACAACGAAGCCAGCTTCGCTGACCTGCAAGCACGTCTGGACAAGACCATTGCCTTCATCGACGGCTTGAAGCCGGAACAATTTGAAGGCGCCGAAGGGCGTGAAATCGTGCTGCGTCCAGGTACGCCGAAAGAAAAGCGTTTCACCGGCGAAGCCTACCTGCTGCACTACGGTGTGCAACACTTCTTCTTCCACGTCACCACTGCTTACGACATCTTCCGCCACAACGGCGTGGAAATCGGCAAGGGCGATTACATCGGTACTTACTGA
- a CDS encoding glutamine--tRNA ligase/YqeY domain fusion protein, whose product MSNELKNGHTPAPSTNFLRGIIEADLVSGTYAERSDKQGQALPQVVTRFPPEPNGYLHIGHAKSICLNFGLARDYNGRCHLRFDDTNPEKEDQEYVDTIIDSVKWLGFDWDHDGQPHLYYASNYFDVMYAGAQALIRKGLAYVDEQNAEQMRETRGTLTEPGTDSPWRNRPADESLRLFEEMRDGKHADGTLILRAKIDMASPNMNLRDPAIYRIRHATHHNTGDKWCVYPMYSYAHPIEDALENISHSICTLEFEDQRPFYDWVLERLAEEGFFKKPLPHQYEFARLNLTYIITSKRKLKQLVDEKIVSGWDDPRMPTIVGLRRRGYTPEAIRLMCDRTGASKNNSWIDYSILEGALRDDLDPKAPRAVAVLRPLKLIIDNFPEGQSVECSAPVYPPAHPLHDSEHRLFPITKNLWIEKEDFMEVPTKGYFRLFPGNKVRLRYGYVVECTGCDKDADGNITAVHCNYFEDSKSGTPGSANYKVKGNLHWVSADHALEAEVRLYDRLFTDAHPDAGGKDFKLALNPNSKEVITAYLEPTLKTAEAGAIYQFERHGYFVADRVDSVAGKPVFNRAVTLKDSWVAK is encoded by the coding sequence ATGAGCAACGAACTGAAAAACGGTCACACGCCAGCACCATCCACCAACTTCCTGCGCGGCATCATCGAAGCCGATCTGGTTTCCGGTACCTATGCCGAACGCAGCGACAAGCAGGGCCAGGCTCTGCCGCAGGTGGTGACCCGTTTTCCACCCGAACCCAACGGCTATCTGCACATCGGTCACGCCAAGTCGATCTGCCTGAACTTCGGTCTGGCACGTGATTACAACGGCCGCTGCCACCTGCGCTTCGACGACACCAATCCGGAGAAGGAAGACCAGGAATACGTCGACACCATCATCGACTCGGTCAAATGGCTGGGTTTTGACTGGGATCACGACGGCCAACCGCATCTGTACTACGCCAGCAATTACTTCGATGTCATGTATGCCGGTGCGCAAGCACTCATCCGCAAAGGTCTGGCCTACGTTGATGAACAAAACGCCGAACAGATGCGCGAAACCCGCGGCACGCTGACCGAGCCAGGCACCGACTCGCCATGGCGCAACCGCCCTGCCGACGAATCGCTGCGTCTGTTCGAAGAAATGCGCGACGGCAAGCACGCCGACGGCACGCTGATCCTGCGCGCCAAGATCGACATGGCCAGCCCCAACATGAATCTGCGTGATCCGGCCATCTACCGCATCCGCCACGCGACCCATCACAACACCGGCGACAAGTGGTGCGTGTACCCGATGTACAGCTACGCACACCCGATCGAAGACGCGCTGGAAAACATCAGCCACTCGATCTGTACGCTGGAATTCGAAGATCAGCGCCCGTTTTACGACTGGGTGCTGGAGCGTCTGGCCGAAGAAGGTTTCTTCAAGAAACCGTTGCCGCATCAATATGAATTCGCCCGCCTGAATCTGACCTACATCATCACCAGCAAGCGCAAACTGAAACAGCTGGTCGATGAAAAAATCGTCAGCGGCTGGGATGACCCACGCATGCCTACCATCGTCGGCCTGCGCCGTCGCGGCTACACGCCGGAAGCGATCCGCCTGATGTGCGACCGTACCGGCGCCTCCAAGAACAACAGCTGGATCGACTACAGCATCCTCGAAGGCGCACTGCGCGACGATCTCGATCCGAAGGCACCACGCGCCGTGGCCGTACTGCGTCCGCTGAAGCTGATCATCGACAATTTCCCGGAAGGCCAAAGCGTCGAATGCAGCGCACCGGTCTATCCCCCGGCACATCCGCTGCATGACAGCGAGCACCGCCTGTTCCCGATCACAAAGAACCTGTGGATCGAGAAGGAAGACTTCATGGAAGTGCCTACCAAGGGCTACTTCCGCCTCTTCCCGGGTAACAAGGTGCGCCTGCGTTACGGCTATGTGGTCGAGTGCACCGGCTGCGACAAGGATGCGGACGGCAACATCACCGCCGTGCACTGCAACTACTTCGAAGACAGCAAGAGCGGCACACCCGGCAGCGCCAACTACAAGGTCAAGGGCAACCTGCACTGGGTCAGCGCCGACCATGCGCTGGAAGCTGAAGTACGCCTGTACGACCGCCTGTTCACTGACGCGCACCCGGACGCCGGCGGCAAAGACTTCAAGCTGGCCTTGAATCCGAACTCGAAGGAAGTCATCACCGCCTATCTGGAACCGACACTGAAGACCGCCGAAGCCGGGGCGATCTATCAGTTCGAACGCCATGGTTACTTCGTCGCCGACCGCGTTGATTCAGTCGCAGGGAAGCCCGTATTCAACCGTGCCGTGACACTGAAAGACAGCTGGGTCGCAAAGTAA
- a CDS encoding DUF2269 family protein has protein sequence MSLSLLKTLHLLGVVLFLGNIIVTAFWKIMADRTRDLAVIRFAVRATNWADLVFTFGGIVLLAVAGGKMAALEGGLMQAGWLHWAYGLFIVTGLLWVGILIPVQRAQARLLYPLPSEAQIPARYWRLSAIWAVAGSVATVLPLAIVYLMIAKPI, from the coding sequence ATGTCGCTCAGTCTGCTTAAGACCTTGCACCTGCTCGGTGTTGTTCTCTTTCTCGGCAATATCATCGTCACTGCCTTCTGGAAAATCATGGCTGACCGCACGCGTGATCTGGCCGTGATCCGGTTCGCCGTGCGCGCGACCAACTGGGCCGACCTCGTTTTCACCTTTGGCGGTATTGTGCTGCTGGCCGTCGCCGGCGGAAAGATGGCCGCTCTGGAAGGCGGCCTGATGCAAGCCGGCTGGCTGCATTGGGCTTACGGACTGTTCATCGTGACAGGTCTGTTGTGGGTAGGCATCCTGATCCCGGTGCAAAGGGCGCAGGCGCGTTTGCTGTATCCCTTGCCAAGCGAGGCGCAGATTCCTGCACGCTATTGGAGGCTGTCGGCAATCTGGGCCGTGGCGGGTTCGGTCGCTACCGTGCTGCCACTGGCGATTGTGTATCTGATGATTGCCAAGCCAATCTGA
- a CDS encoding LytTR family DNA-binding domain-containing protein, whose amino-acid sequence MTTLATRALIAEDEALLAAALSTALCRLWPELEIIGVATNGIEAVDHALAAQPDIVFFDIKMPGKSGLEAARELADEWPEGQSFPLLVFVTAYDDYAVQAFEQAAIDYVLKPANDERLAKTVERLQARLAQNRKTGNPGNTSDDMERVLQQLRSITPAPAAQERLRIIRAAVGNQIKLIPIEEVIYFEATDKYVNVVTADSESLIRTSLKELIPQLDSDQFWQIHRGTIVRITQVQSAQRDEAGKLSLRLRARPETLAVSRLFTHLFKQM is encoded by the coding sequence ATGACCACTCTCGCTACCCGCGCTCTGATTGCTGAAGACGAAGCCCTGCTCGCTGCCGCCTTGTCTACCGCCTTGTGCCGTCTGTGGCCGGAGCTGGAGATTATCGGTGTCGCCACCAACGGCATCGAAGCGGTCGATCATGCGCTGGCGGCGCAGCCGGACATCGTCTTCTTCGATATCAAAATGCCGGGAAAGAGCGGACTGGAGGCCGCGCGTGAACTGGCCGACGAATGGCCGGAGGGACAATCCTTTCCTCTGCTGGTGTTCGTTACCGCCTATGACGACTACGCCGTTCAGGCTTTCGAACAGGCGGCCATCGACTACGTACTCAAACCGGCCAACGACGAGCGTCTGGCAAAAACGGTAGAACGTCTGCAAGCCCGGCTGGCGCAAAACCGCAAGACCGGCAATCCCGGCAATACCAGTGACGATATGGAACGCGTGCTGCAACAATTGCGCAGCATCACGCCGGCACCTGCAGCACAAGAGCGGCTGCGCATCATACGCGCCGCCGTCGGCAATCAGATCAAGCTGATTCCGATAGAGGAAGTAATTTATTTTGAAGCCACCGACAAGTACGTCAACGTTGTCACGGCCGACAGCGAATCACTGATCCGCACCAGCCTCAAGGAGTTGATTCCGCAGCTCGATTCCGATCAGTTCTGGCAGATCCACCGTGGCACCATCGTCCGCATTACGCAGGTACAATCGGCCCAGCGCGACGAAGCCGGGAAATTATCGCTGCGACTGCGCGCACGCCCGGAAACACTGGCTGTCAGCCGCCTGTTCACCCATTTGTTCAAGCAAATGTGA
- a CDS encoding sensor histidine kinase: MTTTATTFASRLSLIAPELLRGLVPTVIINLLCAVVVTYLMRIGAGFVENLVFSMCIGTTAMVLIDCGRIFLWGKDEPNKPGFFLMLLIFAPLSFFIGNAIASALIGRPIEWFTLSQANNTIGIIVLILLVCVGATLFYWNREKMAALAARNVIIEKQAVQAQLQMLQAQIEPHMLFNTLATLQTLISTEPIRAQQMLDQLIHYLRATLSTSRSTQTSLGQEFELTKAYLGLMSLRMGLRLTYSLQLPDELKSTPIAPMLLQPLVENAIRHGLEPKVEGGDCTVRVNVHDGMLIVSVFDTGMGLSTTTSYNKPESIHLGLENIRARLDALYGPLAELTLTHNIPEGTVAQITIPLTALDPNPTR; the protein is encoded by the coding sequence CGCTTATCTCTCATCGCACCGGAATTGCTACGCGGGCTGGTGCCGACCGTGATCATCAACCTGCTGTGCGCAGTGGTGGTCACGTATCTCATGCGCATCGGCGCCGGCTTTGTCGAGAACCTGGTGTTCTCGATGTGTATCGGCACTACCGCCATGGTGCTGATCGACTGCGGCCGCATTTTTTTATGGGGTAAAGACGAGCCGAACAAGCCCGGTTTTTTCCTCATGCTGCTGATTTTTGCACCGCTGTCGTTTTTCATCGGCAATGCCATCGCCAGCGCACTGATCGGGCGGCCAATCGAATGGTTCACACTGAGCCAGGCCAACAACACGATCGGCATCATCGTGTTGATCTTGCTGGTCTGCGTTGGCGCGACGCTGTTTTACTGGAATCGCGAAAAGATGGCGGCACTGGCAGCCCGCAACGTCATCATCGAAAAGCAGGCCGTCCAGGCGCAGTTGCAGATGCTGCAAGCGCAGATCGAGCCGCACATGCTGTTCAACACGCTGGCGACACTGCAAACCCTGATTTCCACCGAACCCATCCGTGCCCAGCAAATGCTGGATCAACTGATCCACTACCTGCGCGCCACGCTGTCGACCTCGCGCAGCACCCAGACCTCGCTCGGACAGGAGTTTGAACTGACCAAGGCCTACCTTGGCCTGATGTCACTGCGCATGGGCTTGCGCCTGACCTACAGCCTGCAATTGCCGGATGAACTCAAGTCCACGCCGATCGCGCCGATGCTGCTGCAGCCGCTGGTCGAGAACGCGATACGCCACGGTCTCGAACCCAAAGTAGAAGGCGGCGATTGCACCGTGCGCGTCAACGTGCATGACGGCATGCTGATTGTGAGCGTGTTCGACACCGGCATGGGACTCAGTACTACCACCAGTTACAACAAGCCGGAAAGCATCCACCTCGGCCTGGAAAATATCCGCGCCCGCCTCGATGCACTGTACGGCCCGCTGGCTGAATTGACCCTGACGCACAATATCCCAGAAGGTACCGTGGCGCAGATCACGATACCTCTCACGGCGCTCGATCCCAACCCGACACGATAA